The sequence atcGTTAGCATGCGAAACGATGTGATACATATTACTACTTGTTGCCCTGCTTTGTCGTATTGGGTTgaccaggtaactgggttgaggaggtcagataggcagtcgctccttgtccttgcagtctagccggatgcagctgagtaccagtgttttactcagctgcatccggttagactggaagccgatccgaATATTGTTGGGAAAAGCTAGGCATATGATGTTGCCCTGCCTTACTTCTGCCTTACTACGCGTAAATAGCCCATCATTTTCGCATGTGCGGTTCCAGTTGGTTCAATGGTCTGAGTAATCGGTCGCTACTGGGGCAAACTGTGAgaaactgtcttttgttttagataCGCGATCGGACACTACGATACGTTTGATCGGTAGGTTCCTATTGTGGAATAGTGGATACCCACCATTGGTTTGTGTATCGTTAATTAGATATTTTGTGTGTGTTGCAAAGATCTAGCCAGTTACAACAAAAATTCACATCTTAAAAGTATCTAGGTGTTGGATTGAACTTAATGCATAAGTAAGACCTATGCACTGGCAGGTTCAATGGTTTTCTTGTGACAATGCCCATCTACAATTGGTATTTATGTTTGGGGTTTTAGTTTAATTACACGTAACTCACTGATGACACTAAACTTAAAAACATTATCATGTTAACCATCTATTTAATACCAATTTACAAAACACCTATAATCACCAATGACTTAAGTCCCTACCTGGCACTCGAAGCAATCCTCACCCCTCATCCCGGTCCATTGACGACGTGATCGCATTATCATAACATTCATCTCGTAATTACTGAAGCGAGCTCGCGAAGTACTGCAGAACAACATTACTCGCTTCCTTAATAACTCACCAAATTATatcaatttgaatttattttaaagtagctGGTTTATTCTtggtgtttttgttatttttaaagtggGTCTCTAGATCCAATCATCTATTCTTTATCTACCGAAGCAAggacataattatttttggcTGTTCTAtcaaaaaatagaaataattgttaaaacaAACTATACGTACTTGAATAAAACtcttactaaaaatataatatggacTTATGGATTCCccacaaaaaaaacttactaacATTCTTCGAATAAACATTGACTTGGAACAAAAGGCTACCATCCCAAATGGCACAGATATAAGCTGAGCTATGTGCTTGTCTtgtaacaataacaaattataattaacgCAAAACCTACTTGCTTGCCTGCAAAAACATCTGTAGCAAGAGCATAAGCCACAATCGCACACACAGAAGCCCATATCATCACCACAACCCAACCATTTCAACCCTTTACAATCCCCTACAAAAAAACACCATCTTATTAAATTGTCACGCCTTATCACACCATCTCGTTATCACTGGCATGCCCATATCATGACGCGTTAATGTAAATTGGGACTTACACGAATGGCGCGCGATCGTATCAGTTAACACCTTATCAGTTACGTTAGTGATAGTGATTGTGTTACTGCTATTGCTTCCTCGATTGTCAGTGTGAACGCTTCAAGGGTAACCTGAAAGTTATGTAAATTGTTTGTCTGATGCGTTTTTACTGCTAGACTACTCAaagattttagtaaaattaggCACACGGATAGTCTCAAGAACCTGAGAAAAGTCGCAAACTGTTTATAACCTGATGCGGAAAGTAGTGGCCTAGGTGCGCTGGTAGAACCACGGGTAATAGAGAGTGTATGCTTTTGACACTATTTAGCCACAGGAAATAAGTCGATTCATATTATGGAAAGTGCAAGAAAATCTTAACCAttttaatacagtaaaaataaaggTTCCCTTATGACACTTTTTAGTTACTTACTTAAGTTCGTAGATAACGTATTAACAGCTTTCTCgtaataagttaaaaataaagtcgaTTACATCttacttttacaaaataatggcAAAGAAATAAATGGAGATTAGATTATCGAACGTTAAGCAATATTGTCGATATTGTGCGAATTATCTCATATAATACAATGCAATGATTGTCACGTTGTTTTTTAATAAGCTGGTTATAAAGTTCGATAAGTGTGTGACCCAGATTGTGCCAAGAGTGAAAGGTGACACAGATCTTAGCGTGTCGATGTATTCAAACTGCTATTTCGAGACGTTTGTCAGCTGGCTCGTTGGTCTAGGGGTATGATTTTCGCTTAGGGTGCGAGAGGTCCCGGGTTCAAATCCCGGACGAGCCCAaatcttttgtaattttctaaCAACTACTGAGTATTTTTGAACAGTAATAGACTCATTTATCACGAGGTTTTAgcttaaattttgttttttggaaGTGTTTATGAACTAAATCGTATTTCCGTAAGAAAAGTAagagttttttatataaatcctGATTTGGGCCACGATACGCGTTGAATAATATAGCAGATACATCGCTTGACATTCGCACTTGCGAATAAACAGGAAGTGTGGGGGTGTTTGGGGTGTTGGAGGTACCAGGGGGTGCTGGGGGGTGTTACGACGTGTTGTATTGTACATTTGgatttagttgatttttataatttatctttcTTTAGCCGACATGGTGTGTTTTCGTGAGGAGAAATCCAAATACTTAGATATCAAACATCAACAATGGTGAAAGAATGATCATAAAACATCCTGtattagaaaaacacttacGAATTCAatgataatatatatattatatgaaCTTAATCAATTTTCACAATATCGCAAGTCGCAACCGCCATGCCTCTTCGAATGGCCGCCTCCGCGCGACTCTTCACCCCCGCTCTCTCTTGGGGTTGCCAGcttattcttttaaattattactttttgaataatttaagttATACAGCTAATAGACGGCCGTCCTGTTAACGGAATGACCCTATTCCGTGTCGGCCATTCGAGCTGTACGTGGTATGTCCTCATACAGTTTCATGATAATGATTGTGAAGTAAATCAGTTTCCATAATTTCTTCAAGTTAACTGCTTTACTCctataataattttgtctatTTTCTTCCGCtcttttgaagtttatttctCCATCCGCCTTTTGTAGTCGTCCAGAGATTCGGTTGGTTTAATCCAGTAAAGGGTCTGTGGATAtgagaattaaattaattagttagGTTTTGGTGTCAGTCAAACAAGTTTAAGTTAATGTCTGGCCACTAATTCAGTGAATTTTATGATTTCcagaagtaaaatataataatattattatctttacaaTTATTGCAAAATACTTGAGGTTGATTTGTAGCGTTATctctaatatttaatttattagattAGTTAGTTACGATAACAATTAATGGTTCTCTAACGTATTATTAGAGAGGCCAACTAGTAAGTAAGATACAAATCTGCATCGATTAGTGCCGTCTTGTAGTTTGACGAATTGAACGTCTTAGGAGAGCGCCCCGATAAATAAGCATCCTTCTCCAACGTTTTCTTTGTAGTGTGACGAGCATCGCGTGTTTCGGTATCCTTCACTAGTTTCAGTGAGCACCTTACGCCACAGTATTCTTTAACGAGTTGAACGTCATAGGAGAGCGCCACAATAAATGAGCATCCTTCTCCAATGTTTGCTTTGTAATGTGACGAGCACCGCGCGTTTCGGTATCCTTCACTAGTCTCAGTGAGCACCTTACGCTACGGTATCCTTCAGTCATCATCACTCAGACAATTAGGTGTTATAAATGTCGGTTGGTGACCTTCACCACCAATTTATACGTACATGGTTTGTATCCATTTCCACCAACAAAGTGAACGTAGTGGCAGATTTTATTCCTCCCTTGACTCCGGTATATCCTGGAATGTAGCCTTAGAGGAAGGGGGAAGTTATCTAGGTAATATCTACTATATTATAATAGTGAGtgttgtatgtacatattattaatACACACACATGTATGTAGATGTGTGATGCCtgtaaaatattaggtaaaggAGTAAACTGGTGGGAAAGATATCATAAGCTAGTGATACATATAAGTATTAGTTTcagctaataatataataaaaccgcTATAAAATCTGTaagagtagttttatttaagtgtttGATACAGTAAACgagtaagtgtcagaaatcactATTCAGTTAATGTCGGAGTCGCTGTCGGTTAGGTCGTGTGCGTCACTATTGTTGTCAGTATTAAACGTGATCCACTTCTTTAGTTGATCAGCAGGATATATGCTTTTATATTTCCGTTTTGACAGACCGTCAATACTGGAAATTTCATACCGATCATTTTTGAGTACCGCCGATATTTTATATGGTCCTCTAAATTTAGGAAGAAGCTTCTTACTTTTTCCGGTTGCGGGGAGATGATGGTTGGGGATCATGACTAAGTCCCCTAAATTAAACATCTTGGTAGGTGCCTTGTTGTTGTCATATCTTAACTTCATCTGTTTCTGACTatcttctatatttttattggctAGCTCGCGAATTATAGATCTTTGTTTTTCTCTGTCAAGTTCGTATCTACTCGGTTCGTTTCCATTCGGTTCTTTATCAGTTGATTCTTCCGTATTCGGTTCCTCGTCATTGTCAGTGTTTACGCTGTCGTCTTCCCGTAAGGCGTTAAGAATGTTCCCTTCGTTGGGTCCAGTCGTTCTTTTACCAAACACGATTTCGGACGGAGAGACTCCAGTAGTTTTGTTTCGGGTATTGTTCAGGCTCCACTGCACATTTTCTATGTGCATGTCCCAATCTCGTTCATCCTGACCGTGGTTGGATGCGGCTAGAGACTCCAGTATGGTCCGGTTATATCTCTCGATCTGCCCATTTGCTCGCGGGGTTGCCACGGAGTTTTGAACATGTTTTACACCTATAGACTGGACGTATCGTTTAAACAATAGGGATGTGAAACTTGTTCCCCTATCGCTGATTATGATTTTTGGGACACCTACCACACAGAAAATGTcctttaaaacttttatagtCGTTTTGCTTTTGAGATTTCGTACCGctttaatgaatataaatttaCTATATCCGTCAATAATCCCTAAAATGTATTCGTTTCCATTTTTGCTTCTTACAAATGGACCTAAGTGGTCCATATGTAAGGTATGAAAGGGGGTGCGCCCTTTGGGGATAGGGTGCAGGTAGCCGCTGCTTTTGCCAGTCGACGCTTTGTTATAAGCGCAGTTGAGGCACGACGACACGTATTTTTTGATGAATTTCGTCATTTTGGGGAACCAGAAATCTTTTTGTATCTTGTCGAGGGTTTTATCTACAGAGAAATGCCCAGATTCGTCATGACCCATCTGGCAGATGCGCCACCTAGCCCCGTTAGGGACAACCCATTTAAGTTGATCTCCAATTTTTCGGTATATCTTATCATTtcgtaaaacataattttccatAATATCCTTTATGTCCCTCTTATCGGTGTTTAGTATCGATCTGACTAGTTTCAGATGTGGATCCGCCAATTGTACCGACTGCAACCAGTCAGTGGTCCCAATATTCATGATCGCCAATTCGTCCCCGTCCAACAATCCGGGGTCATCTACCGATGTTATGGGATTGCGGCTTAAAGCGTCCACGTGTCTCATACTCTCTCCAGGTCTGTAGTCTATTGTAAAGTTATACTCCTGAAGCAGAAGCCACCACCGTGCAATTCGAGGAACTAAGTCCCTCTTTGTTAGTGTCGTTCTAAGGGCATTACAGTCGGTGTATACCTTAAAGTTAATACCGATGAGATATATGCGAAACTTCTTCAACGATAGAACTACGGCTAGAGTTTCTAACTCATAGGAGTGCAAAAACTCCTCTTCCTTAGTAGTCTGCTTACTGAAATAAGCTACCGGTCTCAGAGGTGACTTTTCATCGGGTTTTTGAAGTAGAATGCCTCCTACTCCGTGCTTACTTGCATCGCAGTGTACTTCTGTAATGAAACTAGGGTCATAAAGGGCCAATAAAGGCCGCTGAATCAATTTGGCTTTAATTGTATTAAACGCTTCTTCTTGAGGTTGTTCCCATGACCAGGGCACGTTGGCCTTCGTGAGACTAGTCAACGGCTTGGCGATAGCACCGAAGTTCGGAATAAATCTTCGGAAGAAGCTTGCCAAACCGACAAATTGTCTCACATGATGTATATTTGTTGGGACCGGAAAAGACGCGACGGCGTCGATTTTCTTGCTTCCAGGCCTTAGGCCGTCTTTGGATACCTCATACCCCAGATAGTCTAAAGATGTTTGAAAGAAATAGCATTTCTTAACATTGAGTGTCAAACTTGCTTTGCGTAACGACTCCAATATTTTCCTGAGTTTGTCCAGCCCGTCATCTATCGTCGTGGCTGGGGATAACAAATCATCCATGTAAGGCATTGCCAGATCGTATCTATCCTTACCCAGAGCCTTGTTGATCATATGTTGGAATACAGCAGGAGCGTTCACGAGGCCAAACGGCATCCTGGTGTACTCATAATGTCCGTCTGGTGTAATAAATGCGGTTAAATGCTTGGAATCTTCCGCGACGGGAATCTGATAGTACCCAGACTTAAGGTCGAGACtggtaaaatagtttttaccGCTCAAACGATCTAACTGGTCATCTATGACCGGCATTGGGTAAGAATCCTTGATAGTTTTCTTATTCAGGGCTCTGTAGTCCACACATAAACGATACTCgccgtttttctttttaacaagGACTATGGGGCTCGCATACGATGAATTGGATTCCCTCACAATGCCAGAATCAAGGAGCTCGTTCACCAAATTTCGAACTACCAGTTTCTCTGTATAGGGTAAGCGGTAAGGCTTATAGGATATAGGTACATCGTCCTGTAATTTGATATGCATTTCAGAAATAGGGGTCCTACCGAGTTCGTCTAATTCTAACGCGAAACAGTCCCTATAGTCGTTCAGTAGTGTTAGTAGTCTATCACGTTGGTCATGCGTAGCGTCGGTACCTATATTTAACATGTCCATAGTCAAAGGTTTATAACTATAAGAATTAGTACTGTCAGACTctattatgttatttacctCTAAAACTGGTGTATGCAAAAGCGTAGGTATATTAGGTATAGGTAATGCACGAGCTATAACTTTGTCTTTTCGCATAAGGACTTCTTTTCCGGAGTAATTAATTACTGGCAACATCCCTACACCATCACCAACCTGATATATGCCAGGAATTGTAATAATTTCCTCGTCCATCTTGTAAGATATATTCCCAGGTATGTATATATATCCAGTGTGTTGGTTTGCGTAGCGGATTTTGATGTTAGTCATTTTACCAACCGTAGTATCTTCCGCGATTAACAAATCAACCTTTTCGGGGAAATCGGAATATAGAGTTAGGCTTGTGCTAGTTTTGTATACTACCACACCTGGTCTTTCCGTAAAATTTTGGCCAATTAGTAAATCTGTACTTAAATACTCATCTGGCACTATGTATATGTCTACCTCAGCCTTCACAAAATCCAGTACTATCTCAGCCTTTGCTTTCCCAATAGGCTGAATTGTTCCAAATGCGAAACCTCTAATGTGTAATAGATCCTTAGAATCTAGTTTTAGGGACAATTCGTCAGCCAAACTTTGTTTGCCGATTGTACATTGGCTGCCAAAATCAAGGAAGGCATGTTTCTGGTGACCGTTGATGGTCACCATCTTGTtatatatgtttgttttttcattgtTACCGGTAATATGTAGTACTTTATTTTCTGAACTTCCTTTCTTATCGTCGGTGGTTGTTTTAGTAATCTTATTGGCTTGATCTCGCCTACAGTGTTCTGCTATATGGCCCATACGATTACACTTTACGCATCTTTGCCATTCTTTTGTGCATCTTGGTGCAGTATGCCCATTTTCGGAGCAGTTAAAGCATTTAATACCCGAAATTCTACTATTTTGCTTGTATCCGGCCCTTTTCCGTTaaaattggatttatttattctattgtttGGTTGCGTTAGAGTCTTCCGATTATCTTTAAACGTTTTAGCAGTAATACTGCGCAGATATCTTAGGAGCTTGTTTGGGCTTCTAAAATTCGCACCCTGCGCGTTTAATCTAATATTACTATCATAAATCCCATGTATAACGCAGTCTACTGCGTCCTTTCCCTTTATATTGCAGTGGCTTATCAGTTTAATTTTGTCGTAAAATATTCTTCGAGAGTTTCTTCGCGCTTGCTCCTCCTATCCAGCATTTCTACTAAACGGTCGGCGTAATTCCTGTCATCCGGAAAATTTTCTAGAATCTTCCGCTGCCATTCCCTCCAACTAAGGTTCACTGACGATAAACCTTCATACCACCGTCGTGCTAGACCGTCGAGTTTGGGCAATGCGTGAAAGATAATCTGCTTATCACTCCAGTTGTACATATCAGCAGTCTCGTTAACCTTTTTGATCCACGATTTTGAAGTTTGCGTTTTCAGTCCTGGATCGAATTTAGGTATTATATCGTGCGCTCCTACAAACGTATTGCGGCTGTGGTTACTAATCGCACTAACGAGTCTTTCCATTTCTGAGTGACTGGATCGCCTTGGTTTAGTACGACGGTCGCGATGACGGCGCCGAGAGTCGTATGTTCTGCTATCCCTTGACCTCGATCGTGATTCGCGTTCAGCTGACGACGTAGACGAGCCGGTGCTCCATTCGTCAGAGCTATGAGTAGTCTTAGACTGTAGGCTGTCTGATCGGTTACTGGTGGAGTCTGagaaataactattattacGCCGGCGGCTGTGAGATGAGTCACGACGGTACCGTGAACGGCGGTTTCTTGAAGTGGATCGTGACCTACTCCTGCTTTTCCTCTTAGTGGTTCTCAGCCTAGATCCGGAACGTCGATGCCTGCGACGTTCATGATGACCACTTTTGCGACGTGGTCGTCCGCGACTTGGGCTGCGTGACCTACAACGCTTCTTTCGAGAGTACATGTAACTATCGTCTTTTCTCTTGGTTGACCTTGAACATGTTTTACCCGTAGGTAACGGCGGCGTGAGACCGTCACGTGCGTAATTCTCCATCGGCTTAgcgataaatatatatatttactttctctctatattttttttttttttaaatgcaaattccAAGTTCAATTCGTTAAGTGGATAAGTTTGTAAGATTAATTGATGGTTAAGTGATATAGattgtataaaatgaaacgtaaatatatatttgtaaaataattatcaagaaGAGAAAGGTGGAAGGCGGAAGGTGGAAATAAATTGGTGCGATTAGTAAATTGATTGTTAGCAAAAGCAAACAATAATAGAAAACCCAATAGCTAAAATATAAGTCACTATAAAGtcaaacataaataactatatttagATAATTCAGTCAAAAGttaatcaaaagtttttttattttaaataggcctGCATGAGAGCCTCTCATGAAAAGTCGGTCATCATTTATCAGTCAAGTCATCTTTACATGTCTGAGACAAATGGGGTAGAAGCAGTAAGAGAAACCATACTAAagttatacaatacaataaaggaaatctttattttctttaaattattatatgctAAATACATTATTGTATGTTGCATCTAAAGAAAGGTATCTGAATTAAACCTCCTCTGTGTTATAGATCACCATTTATCGTTCTAAATTTGTTCAgaaatttagttatttattgtttttgtttttattcttaaaGGAAAAATGGAGACAAAAGTTTTTGCATTATAGCTCAAATACCCTATAAATTTAAGTAGGGACAATAATTTCAGATGTTTATGTTTATGCTATAAATTTATTAAACTCAAGCTCAAatttataacaatgatttagtCAAGGTTCAGCTAATTAATTACCACACTTGAGATCAAATCAATATGTTAATAAAGTTAGCTTAAGTAGCTTTGAATAAACTTTGCTTTGAAGACTGGGTTAAGGAAAGTAAACAAGCATGCCTATGTAATTTTACGGTGAACATAGtatgattaattattatcaataaaataatagaagaaaTATCATATCAATATCAAGGAATATCCTTTctatatattagtatttatttatagacacaTACTACTAAATAGTTGTGGTgccctagtgggtaaagaaccaacttatCAGGTATGAATgtgtgggttcaattccaggtcaggagAGTACCattgctattttattattaattattttgtaaatactttttatttgtttaacctAAAATGTTTACTCTATTCcaactctttttttttttttggaaatctaAATGTACTATCTTAGTATATCTTGCACCAGGATTACTGAGTTTTGGAGGAAGTGTTAACTGTAAGTCTGAGCTGTCATCGAACATCCTtgttgttacgggtagttagaattcagtaagtctgacatcggGTCTGCAAGCGGTATTGGGTACCCCTAGTAACAGGTTTTAGAAGGTCAGATAGAGCAGTtgatccttgtaaaacattggtataaCCCAGGTGAATCccattagactggaagacgagcCCAacgtagttaaaaataaaggtcTAGGGAGATGACGATGATACATACATGCTGTAAAACACTTGTGTTgctatttcaattcaattctatattttattgcactccataagTTTCATGAAGGTTGTTTTGGTACACTATGGACCTTGTAAGGCACGGCAACATAGAGGAGCTTGACCGTGGGAGCTTGTTTTATAACTATTACTATAATTTCATATATACTAGTCGAAACAAACAGTTCAATAAGTAAGTACTTCGTATATTTTGTGATTCTAtctattacctatttatttttacttggtACTAATCTAGAGGaaactccgcccctaagacgacccactgaccgaaaTGCATACTTGACGCGTCGATTTTCTATGATTACGGATAATTACTTGGGTTATATGTTTCGTTACTAATTGTGTACTATTTGTGTGGTATTTCTTAAATCGTTTGAATGCAACATGTTATTCTATGATGGCTTCTCGGAATTCGGAATATATGATAGTCAAATGTTGTCGATCCATTTACTGAACATcgatgtaattatattattgctaTATTCAATCCTCTACGTACACAAATAAATGTGTACACGGAGTAATGCAGTTAACTAATTATTCGATACttagaagaaagaaaacaagttttgttttgtcgATTATACTACTTATAAAATGTGTTCAATAACATACCAAGTTCGTGGAGCGATGTGTACTTGTCACTTCTGaaatattagaaaaacacttacGAATTCAatgataatatatatattatatgaaCTTAATCAATTTTCACAATATCGCAAGTCGCAACCGCCATGCCTCTTCGAATGGCCGCCTCCGCGCGCCTCTTCACCCCCGCTCTCTCTTGGGGTTGCCAGcttattc is a genomic window of Helicoverpa armigera isolate CAAS_96S chromosome 16, ASM3070526v1, whole genome shotgun sequence containing:
- the LOC126055301 gene encoding retrovirus-related Pol polyprotein from transposon 297, encoding MGHIAEHCRRDQANKITKTTTDDKKGSSENKVLHITGNNEKTNIYNKMVTINGHQKHAFLDFGSQCTIGKQSLADELSLKLDSKDLLHIRGFAFGTIQPIGKAKAEIVLDFVKAEVDIYIVPDEYLSTDLLIGQNFTERPGVVVYKTSTSLTLYSDFPEKVDLLIAEDTTVGKMTNIKIRYANQHTGYIYIPGNISYKMDEEIITIPGIYQVGDGVGMLPVINYSGKEVLMRKDKVIARALPIPNIPTLLHTPVLEVNNIIESDSTNSYSYKPLTMDMLNIGTDATHDQRDRLLTLLNDYRDCFALELDELGRTPISEMHIKLQDDVPISYKPYRLPYTEKLVVRNLVNELLDSGIVRESNSSYASPIVLVKKKNGEYRLCVDYRALNKKTIKDSYPMPVIDDQLDRLSGKNYFTSLDLKSGYYQIPVAEDSKHLTAFITPDGHYEYTRMPFGLVNAPAVFQHMINKALGKDRYDLAMPYMDDLLSPATTIDDGLDKLRKILESLRKASLTLNVKKCYFFQTSLDYLGYEVSKDGLRPGSKKIDAVASFPVPTNIHHVRQFVGLASFFRRFIPNFGAIAKPLTSLTKANVPWSWEQPQEEAFNTIKAKLIQRPLLALYDPSFITEVHCDASKHGVGGILLQKPDEKSPLRPVAYFSKQTTKEEEFLHSYELETLAVVLSLKKFRIYLIGINFKVYTDCNALRTTLTKRDLVPRIARWWLLLQEYNFTIDYRPGESMRHVDALSRNPITSVDDPGLLDGDELAIMNIGTTDWLQSVQLADPHLKLVRSILNTDKRDIKDIMENYVLRNDKIYRKIGDQLKWVVPNGARWRICQMGHDESGHFSVDKTLDKIQKDFWFPKMTKFIKKYVSSCLNCAYNKASTGKSSGYLHPIPKGRTPFHTLHMDHLGPFVRSKNGNEYILGIIDGYSKFIFIKAVRNLKSKTTIKVLKDIFCVVGVPKIIISDRGTSFTSLLFKRYVQSIGVKHVQNSVATPRANGQIERYNRTILESLAASNHGQDERDWDMHIENVQWSLNNTRNKTTGVSPSEIVFGKRTTGPNEGNILNALREDDSVNTDNDEEPNTEESTDKEPNGNEPSRYELDREKQRSIIRELANKNIEDSQKQMKLRYDNNKAPTKMFNLGDLVMIPNHHLPATGKSKKLLPKFRGPYKISAVLKNDRYEISSIDGLSKRKYKSIYPADQLKKWITFNTDNNSDAHDLTDSDSDIN